The Anolis carolinensis isolate JA03-04 chromosome 2, rAnoCar3.1.pri, whole genome shotgun sequence genome has a window encoding:
- the LOC103280407 gene encoding olfactory receptor 2A7: protein MTNETFVTEFLLLGPSGSLTIRLLLFGLFSTAYAITLAGNAIILMLICLDSRLHTPMYFFLSNLACVDICYTSSTVPQMLVNLQNPSKPISLASCAVQMYVFLILATTECFLLAVMAYDRYVAVCHPLHYTSIMNKQLCIYLAAASWTSGLILPVAHMVLTWQLPFCGPNLIDHFFCEIPALLKLACTDTYIVEKVTSVGCIFTLLIPIAFIIMTYICIISSILKIQSVQGRHKAFSTCASHMTVVVLFYGTAIYMYMRPESSHSSGQDKIISLFYSIVIPLFNPVIYSLKNKDVKGAWIKILQRCQHLPNCGPSIPVL from the coding sequence ATGACCAATGAAACATTTGTGACTGAATTCCTCCTGCTTGGACCCTCCGGGAGCCTGACGATCCGACTCTTGCTGTTTGGACTTTTCTCTACAGCTTATGCCATCACTCTAGCAGGCAATGCCATTATATTGATGCTCATCTGCCTGGACTCACGACTGCACACACCCATGTATTTCTTCCTGAGCAACCTTGCCTGTGTGGACATTTGCTACACTTCCAGCACAGTCCCTCAGATGTTGGTTAACCTCCAGAATCCAAGCAAACCCATCTCACTGGCTAGCTGTGCTGTACAAATGTATGTCTTCCTGATCTTAGCCACAACTGAATGTTTCCTCCTTGCAGTAATGGCATATGATAGGTATGTAGCTGTATGTCATCCACTACACTACACATCTATCATGAACAAGCAACTGTGCATTTACCTGGCTGCAGCCTCTTGGACAAGTGGACTTATCTTGCCAGTAGCACACATGGTCCTTACCTGGCAGTTACCATTCTGTGGACCCAATTTAATTGATCATTTTTTCTGTGAGATCCCAGCATTACTGAAACTGGCATGCACTGACACCTACATTGTCGAGAAGGTCACTTCTGTGGGATGCATTTTCACATTACTCATCCCCATTGCCTTCATCATCATGACTTACATTTGCATTATTTCctccattttaaaaatccaatctgTACAAGGTCGGCATAAAGCTTTCTCCACATGTGCCTCCCACATGACTGTGGTGGTTCTTTTCTATGGtactgccatatatatgtacatgagACCTGAATCTAGCCATTCCTCAGGCCAGGATAAAATAATCTCTCTCTTCTATAGCATTGTCATTCCTTTATTCAACCCCGTAATATACAGCTTGAAGAACAAGGATGTGAAAGGGGCTTGGATTAAAATTCTCCAGAGATGCCAACATCTTCCCAATTGCGGCCCATCAATTCCAGTGCTGTAA